Below is a genomic region from Sulfurirhabdus autotrophica.
GAGGTGCCCCTCAAGACTTACTGCACTTTTTTTGATAGTTCGTGCTTTTACACAATACCGTCAAATTTGATACAAAGGAATAATACAAGGTTGGGTTGAATAAAATGAAACCCAACGTGAACGAAATCTTAATTTGCGCTACCGTGACTGAACTGAATGATTTTAACTCTCTGGAGTGGACTAAAAGCAAACAGTGTATTTTTGGCTTGCGTAGTCTGGTTTAACCACGTGTGTAGTAATACTGATGGTTGATTGTTGTGGCTTTCTGACCTTTAGCTATAATGGGGTAGATGGCTGAAAAGGGGGGGCGAAGCGAAGTTTGTCGCCACACACAGTTGAATATGAACATGAAATGGAATGTAAATCAGCCTAACAGCCCCTGCTGTTTCATGAAACTCTGTAATATCTGCAATCGCGTAATGCTGTCATTCATTTCCAGCATGCTTTGTTTGGCGCTGAGCTTGAGCGGCAGCACCTCGGCAAGGCGGTAGCCTACCCATGCTGCATCGTCATATTGCAGGGGTGATTGAAATTTGTCTTCGCCTACTTTGGTGATGATGTTTTGCAATACATTGACGCATTGCATGAGTGATTCCGGTACTTTTTGGGCTGGTTCTATGCTGACTTTGAAAGCTTTGGCGGTGATCAGTCCTTCTTTGCTGGTTTTCTGGGATTGAATGCTGATGCGCTGCAACCCAATTGTAGTGAGATTCAATATTCCCTGTTGGTGCATGTCCCAATTGGTGATTTCTGCTAGGCAGCCTACGGCTTCCGGTATGGCTGGCGTACCGGTTTCTTCCCCTTCTTTGATCAGGCATATGCCAAAAGGTAGTTTGTCGCGCATGCAGGCTTTGGTCATGTCCATATACCTTGGTTCGAAAATGCGCAAAGGCAATATGCCGCCAGGGAACAAAACGGTGTTAAGCGGGAAAATCGGTATAGTCAGGGTTTCCACATTATTTTCTTTATCAAATAGCAGGGGGAGTTTTTGGCGTAGCCAGGAATCCATTTTAGTCATGTAACTTGTTTACTCTTGATCGGTTGGTGTTTCTCCCCAACGCGGCATGAGGTCATTGGGAATGTCGACGTGGTCCAGTATGCGTGCCACCACGAAATCAACGAGATCCTGCACCGTTTGAGGGTGATGATAAAAGCCTGGATTTGCAGGCAGAATAACGCAACCCAGGCGGGAAAGTTTCAGCATGTTTTCAAGATGGATGGCCGAAAAAGGGGTTTCTCTGGGGACCAATATCAATTTGCGGTTTTCTTTCAGCATGACATCGGCGGCCCGCTCAATCAGGTTGTCACTTAATCCCATTGCAATTGCAGCCAGTGAGCCCATGGTGCAGGGGCAAACGACCATGGCGTCAGCAGGGTTGGAACCGGAGGCTACGGGGGCAAACCATTCTTCCCGGCCAAATACGCGCAAACTACCTTGCGGGGCTTGGTAACGTTCGTATAAATAAGTTTCCAGATCGCGACTGCGGGAGGGTAACGTCAAATCCATTTCCT
It encodes:
- a CDS encoding LON peptidase substrate-binding domain-containing protein, producing the protein MTKMDSWLRQKLPLLFDKENNVETLTIPIFPLNTVLFPGGILPLRIFEPRYMDMTKACMRDKLPFGICLIKEGEETGTPAIPEAVGCLAEITNWDMHQQGILNLTTIGLQRISIQSQKTSKEGLITAKAFKVSIEPAQKVPESLMQCVNVLQNIITKVGEDKFQSPLQYDDAAWVGYRLAEVLPLKLSAKQSMLEMNDSITRLQILQSFMKQQGLLG
- a CDS encoding flavin prenyltransferase UbiX, translating into MNPPKTITLALTGASGMPYAMRLLEYLLQHGNKVYLLYSQVAQIVAKQEMDLTLPSRSRDLETYLYERYQAPQGSLRVFGREEWFAPVASGSNPADAMVVCPCTMGSLAAIAMGLSDNLIERAADVMLKENRKLILVPRETPFSAIHLENMLKLSRLGCVILPANPGFYHHPQTVQDLVDFVVARILDHVDIPNDLMPRWGETPTDQE